A stretch of the Drosophila sulfurigaster albostrigata strain 15112-1811.04 chromosome 2L, ASM2355843v2, whole genome shotgun sequence genome encodes the following:
- the LOC133835033 gene encoding uncharacterized protein LOC133835033, whose translation MASNVLQGCSSSGSLDVCETEDLLEYSGLQLEDNGSLNNTTAGIDIASAGFYFGFCTFVSHVLLAGITAFVVHKCVSLKMVHTAGHAFYCTVAFVFCLGEALLVRHSRVLESYLGIFNLDLLHGALGLLAFVVGVGGVGIKTWQKLERKREDPNANVKHFRSNHGFSGIIGCALLLCTVLSGLPLYFITSKALQLVHRFCALSSFLSLMISQMYSYNTGFARRQWKAHHVRLFKLFTFIATVTTVNYELRRFSREIVTLLWRQISE comes from the exons ATGGCAAGCAACGTTTTACAAGGCTGCAGCTCCTCGGGATCTCTTGATGTTTGCGAAACTGAAGATCTACTGGAATATTCCGGATTACAACTCGAAGACAATGGCAGCCTTAACAACACCACTGCAGGCATAGATATCGCCTCAGCGggattttattttggtttctGTACCTTCGTTTCGCACGTCCTCCTCGCAGGTATCACGGCGTTCGTGGTGCACAAATGTGTGTCCTTGAAGATGGTCCACACTGCGGGACATGCCTTTTACTGCACCGTAGCT tttgtattttgtttaggGGAAGCGCTGCTGGTGCGGCACAGCAGGGTCCTCGAATCTTACCTGGGTATCTTCAACTTAGATCTGTTGCACGGCGCCTTGGGTCTGCTCGCCTTTGTAGTCGGCGTCGGTGGTGTTGGCATCAAAACATGGCAGAAACTTGAACGCAAACGCGAGGATCCAAATGCCAACGTCAAGCACTTCCGTAGCAATCACGGTTTCTCAG GTATCATTGGATGCGCTCTGCTGCTGTGCACTGTTCTGAGTGGCTTGCCACTTTATTTCATCACAAGCAAAGCGCTTCAGCTGGTCCATCGCTTTTGTGCTCTCAGCAGTTTCCTGTCTTTGATGATCTCCCAAATGTACAGCTACAACACGGGTTTTGCCCGACGTCAATGGAAAGCCCACCACGTGCGGTTATTCAAGTTGTTTACGTTTATTGCCACTGTCACCACTGTGAACTACGAGCTGAGACGATTTTCTCGCGAAATTGTAACGCTATTGTGGAGGCAGATAAGCgagtaa